A genome region from Nicotiana tabacum cultivar K326 chromosome 13, ASM71507v2, whole genome shotgun sequence includes the following:
- the LOC107818653 gene encoding putative lipase ROG1 translates to MENGKVEDGGVCSSESVNGGEDIFSCQNSDADHLVIMVHGILGSATDWKFGAEQFVRMLPHKVFVHCSERNMAKLTLDGVDVMAERLVEEVLEVIKRNPGLKKISFVSHSVGGLVARYAIGRLYRPHRMENREDLLANACVEGSKGTIAGLQPINFVTVATPHLGSRGNKQVPFLFGVTALEKVAFHVIHLIFKRTGQHLFLCDNDEGKPPLLKRMMEDDGELRFMSALRSFKRRVAYSNVGYDHIVGWRTSSIRRNNELPKWEDSLNEKYPHIVYEEHCKACDGEQGESVVKKDDSLDKTEEELVTGLSRVSWDKVDVSFHKSKRRFAAHSVIQVKDQYMHAEGADVIQHMIDNFIV, encoded by the exons ATGGAAAACGGAAAAGTAGAGGACGGAGGAGTTTGCTCATCGGAAAGCGTTAACGGCGGCGAAGATATCTTCAGTTGCCAAAATTCCGATGCTGATCATCTTGTTATTATGGTCCACGGTATTCTCGGAAG CGCCACAGACTGGAAGTTTGGTGCTGAGCAGTTTGTTCGGATGCTTCCCCACAAAGTATTTGTTCATT GTAGTGAACGTAAtatggcaaaactaacattggaTGGTGTGGATGTAATGGCTGAGAGATTGGTTGAGGAG GTTCTTGAAGTGATCAAGAGAAATCCAGGTCTAAAGAAAATTTCTTTTGTGTCCCATTCTGTTGGAGGGTTGGTGGCAAGATATGCCATTGGGAGATTATACAGACCTCATAGAATGGAGAATAGGGAGGATTTATTGGCCAATGCATGCGTAGAAGGGTCAAAGGGTACGATAGCTGGTTTGCAACCAATAAATTTTGTCACTGTTGCCACACCTCATCTTGGTTCTAGAGGTAACAAGCAG GTGCCATTTCTTTTTGGTGTAACTGCCCTAGAGAAAGTTGCTTTTCATGTAATTCATTTGATATTCAAAAGAACAGGGCAGCACCTTTTTCTTTGTGATAATGATGAAGGGAAGCCCCCATTACTTAAACGCATGATGGAAGATGATGGTGAACTGCGCTTCAT GTCTGCATTGCGTTCGTTCAAGCGCCGGGTTGCATATTCAAATGTTGGCTATGACC ATATTGTTGGTTGGAGAACATCATCTATTAGACGTAATAATGAACTACCCAAG TGGGAAGACTCCTTGAATGAAAAGTATCCTCACATTGTGTACGAAGAACATTGCAAGGCATGTGATGGTGAGCAGGGTGAGTCCGTGGTGAAGAAAGATGATTCTTTGGACAAGACGGAAG AGGAATTGGTGACTGGTTTATCTAGAGTGTCATGGGACAAAGTAGACGTTAGCTTTCACAAGAGCAAGCGTAGATTTGCCGCTCACAGTGTTATTCAG
- the LOC107818651 gene encoding uncharacterized protein LOC107818651 isoform X2: protein MIGVNFQPSIYIFAKFAPSQNPAANYNFFHFPLQKLPVSRIGYGLGLDFSPSPGGGGYYNKQKRRKFKAALVKASRKESPYEVLGVSSSATADQIKRAYRKLALKYHPDVNKEPNAQEKFMRIKHAYNTLLNSKTRKRYDSGSDTTSSSYYSGAGKNRSTADEEDFYGFADFFRDVQEEFRNWEATVASEGKPKSLWEELAEIGEEFVEFLEKELNITDAEVEEESNDERPQKGNAQSGTNRTGNGKENRTEKDSSIEENIDEIEATLAQLKKELGL from the exons ATGATAGGTGTGAATTTTCAGCCGTCCATTTATATATTTGCAAAATTTGCTCCGTCTCAAAATCCAGCAGCAAACTACAACTTCTTCCATTTTCCATTGCAAAAGTTACCCGTTTCTAGAATCGGCTATGGGTTGGGATTGGACTTCTCACCTAGCCCAGGCGGCGGCGGTTACTATAATAAGCAGAAGAGGAGAAAATTCAAAGCTGCATTGGTTAAGGCAAGTCGAAAAGAGTCTCCCTATGAAGTTTTAGGAGTGTCTTCATCGGCGACGGCAGACCAAATCAAAAGGGCCTATCGCAAACTTGCTCTTAAGTATCATCCTGATGTTAACAAAGAG CCCAATGCTCAAGAAAAGTTTATGAGGATTAAGCATGCATACAACACACTATTGAACTCCAAAACCAGGAAGAGATATGATTCGGGAAGTGACACAACAAGTTCTTCATATTATAGTGGAGCAGGAAAAAATAGAAGTACTGCAGATGAAGAAGACTTCTATGGCTTTG CGGACTTCTTTAGGGATGTCCAAGAAGAATTTCGGAATTGGGAGGCAACTGTCGCTTCGGAGGGAAAACCAAAGAGTTTGTGGGAAGAATTGGCG GAAATCGGAGAAGAATTTGTTGAGTTCTTAGAGAAGGAGCTTAATATAACCGATgcagaggtagaagaagaaagcaaTGATGAAAGACCCCAGAAGGGAAATGCACAATCTGGAACAAACAGAACTGGTAATGGAAAAGAAAATAGGACAGAGAAAGATAGCAGTATTGAAGAAAATATTGATGAGATTGAAGCAACCCTTGCCCAATTGAAAAAGGAATTAGGTCTCTAA
- the LOC107818651 gene encoding uncharacterized protein LOC107818651 isoform X1, translating into MIGVNFQPSIYIFAKFAPSQNPAANYNFFHFPLQKLPVSRIGYGLGLDFSPSPGGGGYYNKQKRRKFKAALVKASRKESPYEVLGVSSSATADQIKRAYRKLALKYHPDVNKEPNAQEKFMRIKHAYNTLLNSKTRKRYDSGSDTTSSSYYSGAGKNRSTADEEDFYGFGSFFTDVQITIADFFRDVQEEFRNWEATVASEGKPKSLWEELAEIGEEFVEFLEKELNITDAEVEEESNDERPQKGNAQSGTNRTGNGKENRTEKDSSIEENIDEIEATLAQLKKELGL; encoded by the exons ATGATAGGTGTGAATTTTCAGCCGTCCATTTATATATTTGCAAAATTTGCTCCGTCTCAAAATCCAGCAGCAAACTACAACTTCTTCCATTTTCCATTGCAAAAGTTACCCGTTTCTAGAATCGGCTATGGGTTGGGATTGGACTTCTCACCTAGCCCAGGCGGCGGCGGTTACTATAATAAGCAGAAGAGGAGAAAATTCAAAGCTGCATTGGTTAAGGCAAGTCGAAAAGAGTCTCCCTATGAAGTTTTAGGAGTGTCTTCATCGGCGACGGCAGACCAAATCAAAAGGGCCTATCGCAAACTTGCTCTTAAGTATCATCCTGATGTTAACAAAGAG CCCAATGCTCAAGAAAAGTTTATGAGGATTAAGCATGCATACAACACACTATTGAACTCCAAAACCAGGAAGAGATATGATTCGGGAAGTGACACAACAAGTTCTTCATATTATAGTGGAGCAGGAAAAAATAGAAGTACTGCAGATGAAGAAGACTTCTATGGCTTTG GTAGCTTTTTCACGGATGTTCAAATAACAATAG CGGACTTCTTTAGGGATGTCCAAGAAGAATTTCGGAATTGGGAGGCAACTGTCGCTTCGGAGGGAAAACCAAAGAGTTTGTGGGAAGAATTGGCG GAAATCGGAGAAGAATTTGTTGAGTTCTTAGAGAAGGAGCTTAATATAACCGATgcagaggtagaagaagaaagcaaTGATGAAAGACCCCAGAAGGGAAATGCACAATCTGGAACAAACAGAACTGGTAATGGAAAAGAAAATAGGACAGAGAAAGATAGCAGTATTGAAGAAAATATTGATGAGATTGAAGCAACCCTTGCCCAATTGAAAAAGGAATTAGGTCTCTAA
- the LOC107818650 gene encoding uncharacterized protein LOC107818650 translates to MLPRWSKAISQFSRAYSQRNIKMGRRLCSFSYRDYSAVAPSVDHSTEKDYHSKPQVNLNKMFWSRPQSLALAPDSPLRIDEPQYEGIQRFLLKLMLFYSKQSTSIRGAHVIYRRVIHQIDRPAIYDVFSLEKTFKTTFALLVIHMWLCLRRLKQEGKEGVELGQYLYEIYNHDLELRVSKAGVNLLLTKWMKDLEKIFYGNIVAYDAAMLPEAGQDELQTVIWRNVFSDDGTSLPNDAALLPVQAICRYVCRESNCLSLTDKDAVFSGNFTFTSLENTKADKEGN, encoded by the exons ATGTTGCCGAGATGGAGCAAGGCCATTTCACAGTTTTCTAGGGCTTATTCTCAAAGGAACATAAAAATGGGAAGACGATTGTGTTCTTTTTCATATCGAGATTATTCCGCGGTTGCGCCGTCTGTAGACCATTCCACTGAGAAAGACTATCATAGCAAACCCCag GTAAATTTAAACAAGATGTTCTGGTCTAGGCCTCAATCATTGGCATTGGCCCCTGATTCACCGTTAAGAATTGATGAGCCACAATATGAGGGCATCCAGCGTTTTCTCCTCAAATTGATGTTGTTCTATAGTAAGCAAAGCACGTCCATTCGAGGAGCTCATGTTATTTATCGCCGTGTTATTCACCAAATTGATAGACCTGCTATCTATGATG TCTTTAGCTTGGAGAAAACATTTAAGACCACATTTGCTTTACTTGTTATCCATATGTGGCTATGCTTGCGACGCTTGAAGCAGGAGGGAAAGGAAGGCGTCGAGTTGGGGCAATATCTGTATGAGATATATAATCATGATCTGGAGTTGAGAGTTTCTAAAGCTGGG GTTAATTTATTGTTGACTAAATGGATGAAGGATTTGGAGAAGATATTTTATGGTAACATTGTTGCTTATGATGCTGCTATGCTTCCTGAAGCTGGGCAGGATGAGCTGCAAACTGTAATTTGGAG GAATGTCTTCTCTGATGATGGTACATCTTTACCAAATGATGCAGCCCTGCTTCCAGTCCAG GCTATTTGTAGGTATGTTTGCAGGGAATCCAACTGTCTGTCATTGACAG ATAAAGATGCTGTCTTTTCGGGCAACTTCACGTTCACCTCATTGGAAAACACAAAAGCTGATAAAGAGGGAAATTAG